TGCCGGCAGTGCCAATCACAGTGTCCGTGAGCGTAGAGACGGGAACGTTGGCGTGCCGCCCGGCCACTGCCCCACCTCAGCAGAGATGACCGACTGGCCTGCGCCGTCCCGGAACATGCGCGTGAAGAGGATGGCAGAGTGCGCGGGCATTCCGACGGCCAGGCGACGCAATTCGTCCATGCTCAAACCGTCTAAGATGTCGGCGGATACACGCCCGCGCGCCGCCTCCGCTGCAGCACGCGCACGCTGGATCGCACGGCGATCGACGGCAGCTGTCCCCCCGACGATAACGATGCGCCGCAAATCGGGATGGAGCCTCAGCACGAGCTCCATCGTTGCACCCGCGTTCTGGCGTTGCGCGAACCCGCTCACGAGGGGCCTAGGCCGCGCATGTCGAGGTCTTCCTCGGTAAGACCGACAACGACGAGAATCACGACGTCCGGCGGATCGCGCGCATATTTGGCGTTCAGATATTCGGTGAAAATCTGCTGCGAGCGCTCCGGCTGCATCCGGATAACGTCAAGGTTCTCGGCGTGCGTCTCGGTACGCACCTTCAGTGCGCCCAGCGCTTTGAGTATGAGCTGGTCGACGAGGACGAACCCGGGCGCGAGGCGGCTCTCGGTGGAGATGATTAGCACCCGGCACCCGATTCTGGCTGGCGCACCGGAGGCCACTATGCTGCACGAAGCTCACGCGGGGACTGGAACTAGGCATGTGCGCAGGTTTTGAGCGCGCTACGTTGCGCCACTCGAAAGCAGGCCCATTGTCACGGGGTTTTACATGGTGTCGCCTGGACGCAGCTTGAACACGCCTGAGCGACAAGCACATACTCACATCGGCACGACGAACGTCCTTCAACAGGACAGGAGGCGCTGCACGACACCTAACGCAGTAAGCCTCGATCACAAGATCGATGTTCGCGCTCGAAAGTTCTTCGAAAAATCGGACGCGCGGTAAGCGGAGGCGCGCTAGCGTGGGCAGCGTAGTGGGAATTTGCACGCACGCGCCGCTCGCAACGGACACCTCGGGCACGAACGGATGCGAGCCCCGCACGTCGGACGCGCACTCGAAACCCATGGCGGCTTCCAGCCCGAACGCGGCTTCATTCATCTGCCAGCCCGCGGCACCGTGAACGCCCGGCGCTTCGCCGAAGATCTCACCGAAGGCGTCTATGCCGCACTGCAGCTCGTGCCGCGACCAGCTGGCATCGCGCCGCGCCACGAAATCCTTGCCACTTCACGTGATCGTAGGCGTGCAGGCCGACGTCGAAGCCGTCCGTGCGCACGTGCCGCATGAGCGCCGCACACGCTCGGCCGATGTGCGGCCCGGGAAGCAGTGTCCCGTAGAGCAGCGTGCGCAGCCCGTAGTGCGACAGCACCGATGTCCGCGAGACTTTGCGGACCAAGCCCGGTTTAAGCACACGGCGCAGCGCCCGGCCGGTATGGTCGGGGCCGAAGCTGAACAGAAAAGTGGCCTGAGCGCCGATGTCGCCGAGAAAGCGCGCGATCGCCGGCACGCCTTCGCGCGTACCGCGCAGCGTGTCCACGTCGATCTTGAGCGCGAGCAGCGGCTTCGCCGCAATCACACCGCGCTCCGCCTCCGGTGCGGTGTCGGTTCTGCCGTCATCGCGAGGTGCGGCGCGCCCATGAGATCGTGCAACGCCGGCAACTCCGGGCCGTAATCCTCGAAGAGCCGCATCAGCGTCTCTTCCATGCCCACGCGGGGTGTCCAGTCGAGATCCGCGCAGGCGGTGTCGATCTGCGGCCTGCGGTTCAGCATGTCCTGGGTTGCATGCGGACGCCTGAATCCCGTGAGCGCATCGTGCGCTCGTGATGGTTGGTGTCGATCCCTACGGCCGAAGGCCGAGCGTCTTTATGATCTTTCCGAACTCCTGGAGCTCGCGCCGGATCTTCGCTTTGAACTGTTCGGGCGTGCTCGCTACCGGGTCGGAGCCGAGCAGGGTGAGCTTCTGGCGGGTGTCGTTCTCCTTGAGCAGCTTCGCCGTTTCGGCGTAGAGGTGCTCGACGATTGCGTGCGGGGTCGCCGCGGGCGCCAGCAGCCCCTGCCACACGCTCACGTCGATCCCGTTGACGCCGGCCTCGCTGAATGTCTGGACCTCCGGCAGATACGGCAGACGCGCGGGCGCCGATGTGGCGAGAACTTTCAGCTTGCCGCTTTTCAGCTGCGGAATCGTCGCGGTGGCCGTCGCGAAAGCGACCTGTATTTCTCCCGACAGCAGCGCGACCTGGACTGCGGCGCCGCCTTTATAGCTCACGGAGACCAGACTCTTCGCGATGTCCGTGCGGTGCTTGAAGATCTCAGTCGCGAGGTGGGTGGCGCTGCCGATCTGCGTATAGCCCGAGGTCAGCGTACCCGGCTTCGCCTTGCACAGCGCGATCAGCTCCTTGACCGAGCTCGCCGGGACCGAGGTGTTCACCACCAGCATCAGCGGCTGGTTCGCGATCTCGGTGATCGGCGCGAAATCCTTGACCGGGTCGTAAGGCAGCTTCGGCTGGAGAAACGGTGCGGTCGTGAACGTCGCATAGACGAAGAGGATCGTGTGGCCGTCGGGCTGCGCGTGCGCAACCAGCTCGGAAGCGATGATTCCGCCGGCGCCCGGACGATTGTCGACGACGACCGGCTTGTCGAATACCAGCGTCAGACCGTTGGCGACAAGACGCGCGACGCTGTCGTTGCTCGCGCCCGGCGCGGACGGCACGAGCAGGCGAATCGGCCGCAGCGGATAGTCGGCGCGTTGCGCGGCGTGGGTCGGCTGGGACGGGAGCAGCGCCGCGGCGGCTGCAAAACCAGCGTGCGCGGCAAATCGGATCGGCAGCATGGGCTCGCGTCCTAATAAAAAAATCGACCGACCTTGACGGCGGTCAGCCACGGTTTTTCCTGCCCCTCGACTTCGAGCCGGAACTCGACCTGCACGCGCAGCGAGCCGTCCGGCCGCTCCTCGACGCCGAGCAGGCGCGACAGCGCGCGCACGCGTGAGCCCGTGCGCAGCGGCTCGAGGAACCGGATGCGGTCCCATCCCTGGTTGAGCGAATACTTGCGCGGATAGCGGCCATACGCCGAGACGCTGCGGCTCAGACGCGGCAGGAGCGCGATGCCCATGTTGCCCGGCGCGATCGTCTTTCCGAACTTCGACTTTGCGGCACGCTCGGGATCGGTGTGCAGCCAGCCGGTCTCGCCGCTGATCGCGATGAATTCGTCGATCAGCTTCTGATCGATCGTGAACCAGTCGCCCGGCGCCGAGTCCTGCCCGACTTCCTTCCGCATGGCTGCGAGCACATCGTCCTTCGACGGTGCTTCCTTCGTTGTCGCTTCTTTCGTTGTCATTGGCTACCTCAGGACGATCAGTGCGTCCGCGGCGGCTACACCGCCGCCCTCCGGACGCACCAGAACGGGGTTGATATCCATTTCCGCGAGACGGTCGCGCAACAGCCATGCGAGCTCGGACACGCGCGCGAGAGTCTGCGCGAGGGCTTCGGTGTCGCGCGCAGGCTGGCCTCTGAGCCCGCCGAAAAGCGCGGCCCCGCGCAGCTCGCCGATCATCTCGCGCGCGGTCTGCAGGTCGAACGGGGCGATCCGGTAGGTCGTGTCGCGCAGCGTCTCCGCGAAGATGCCGCCGAGGCCGAACGCGACGACCGGGCCGAACGCGGGATCGTTGACCACGCCGACGATGGTCTCGATGCCGTCCGCAACCATCTCGGAAACGAGGACGCCCGCGAGCTTCGCCTGCGGCGCCGCTTTGCGGGCGTTGGCCACGACCTCCGCCGCAGCGGCG
This genomic stretch from Burkholderiales bacterium harbors:
- a CDS encoding tripartite tricarboxylate transporter substrate binding protein, which translates into the protein MLPIRFAAHAGFAAAAALLPSQPTHAAQRADYPLRPIRLLVPSAPGASNDSVARLVANGLTLVFDKPVVVDNRPGAGGIIASELVAHAQPDGHTILFVYATFTTAPFLQPKLPYDPVKDFAPITEIANQPLMLVVNTSVPASSVKELIALCKAKPGTLTSGYTQIGSATHLATEIFKHRTDIAKSLVSVSYKGGAAVQVALLSGEIQVAFATATATIPQLKSGKLKVLATSAPARLPYLPEVQTFSEAGVNGIDVSVWQGLLAPAATPHAIVEHLYAETAKLLKENDTRQKLTLLGSDPVASTPEQFKAKIRRELQEFGKIIKTLGLRP
- a CDS encoding MaoC/PaaZ C-terminal domain-containing protein, producing the protein MTTKEATTKEAPSKDDVLAAMRKEVGQDSAPGDWFTIDQKLIDEFIAISGETGWLHTDPERAAKSKFGKTIAPGNMGIALLPRLSRSVSAYGRYPRKYSLNQGWDRIRFLEPLRTGSRVRALSRLLGVEERPDGSLRVQVEFRLEVEGQEKPWLTAVKVGRFFY